A window of Malania oleifera isolate guangnan ecotype guangnan chromosome 5, ASM2987363v1, whole genome shotgun sequence contains these coding sequences:
- the LOC131155817 gene encoding uncharacterized protein LOC131155817 isoform X2: MEEYYKRSHIPAFGSWDCSDDMPFTECFESAKQAGLLRYSYSEDRDLYVARDFYDNDVMTPAMIVVPRRRIKGRYPHVKEVEKQGWAGDVMKEPPSPFPQRRPAPKAVDEDLYKIPPELLHQRPRKKTVLGFLASCLLPTCVL; encoded by the exons ATGGAA GAGTACTACAAAAGAAGTCATATTCCGGCATTTGGGAGCTGGGATTGCAGCGATGATATGCCCTTCACGGAGTGCTTTGAATCGGCCAAGCAGGCTGGATTGCTTCGGTACAGCTACTCCGAAGACCGTGATTTGTACGTTGCCCGAGATTTTTACGACAACGATGTCATGACACCTGCCATGATCGTTGTCCCTCGCCGCCGG ATAAAGGGACGTTACCCGCATGTTAAAGAAGTAGAAAAGCAAGGGTGGGCGGGCGACGTGATGAAGGAACCACCCAGCCCTTTTCCTCAGCGCCGACCAGCACCGAAAGCTGTTGATGAAGATTTGTACAAGATTCCGCCAGAGCTCCTCCATCAAAGGCCTAGAAAA AAAACAGTTCTGGGCTTTTTAGCAAGCTGCCTACTGCCAACTTGCGTTTTGTGA
- the LOC131155817 gene encoding uncharacterized protein LOC131155817 isoform X3, producing the protein MEEYYKRSHIPAFGSWDCSDDMPFTECFESAKQAGLLRYSYSEDRDLYVARDFYDNDVMTPAMIVVPRRRIKGRYPHVKEVEKQGWAGDVMKEPPSPFPQRRPAPKAVDEDLYKIPPELLHQRPRKVVLGFLASCLLPTCVL; encoded by the exons ATGGAA GAGTACTACAAAAGAAGTCATATTCCGGCATTTGGGAGCTGGGATTGCAGCGATGATATGCCCTTCACGGAGTGCTTTGAATCGGCCAAGCAGGCTGGATTGCTTCGGTACAGCTACTCCGAAGACCGTGATTTGTACGTTGCCCGAGATTTTTACGACAACGATGTCATGACACCTGCCATGATCGTTGTCCCTCGCCGCCGG ATAAAGGGACGTTACCCGCATGTTAAAGAAGTAGAAAAGCAAGGGTGGGCGGGCGACGTGATGAAGGAACCACCCAGCCCTTTTCCTCAGCGCCGACCAGCACCGAAAGCTGTTGATGAAGATTTGTACAAGATTCCGCCAGAGCTCCTCCATCAAAGGCCTAGAAAAGTAG TTCTGGGCTTTTTAGCAAGCTGCCTACTGCCAACTTGCGTTTTGTGA
- the LOC131155817 gene encoding uncharacterized protein LOC131155817 isoform X1, with protein MEEYYKRSHIPAFGSWDCSDDMPFTECFESAKQAGLLRYSYSEDRDLYVARDFYDNDVMTPAMIVVPRRRIKGRYPHVKEVEKQGWAGDVMKEPPSPFPQRRPAPKAVDEDLYKIPPELLHQRPRKVENSSGLFSKLPTANLRFVNPAKLTGCTYSLIYSVKVARIYISILSLCTLCVEIPHCFESLGWC; from the exons ATGGAA GAGTACTACAAAAGAAGTCATATTCCGGCATTTGGGAGCTGGGATTGCAGCGATGATATGCCCTTCACGGAGTGCTTTGAATCGGCCAAGCAGGCTGGATTGCTTCGGTACAGCTACTCCGAAGACCGTGATTTGTACGTTGCCCGAGATTTTTACGACAACGATGTCATGACACCTGCCATGATCGTTGTCCCTCGCCGCCGG ATAAAGGGACGTTACCCGCATGTTAAAGAAGTAGAAAAGCAAGGGTGGGCGGGCGACGTGATGAAGGAACCACCCAGCCCTTTTCCTCAGCGCCGACCAGCACCGAAAGCTGTTGATGAAGATTTGTACAAGATTCCGCCAGAGCTCCTCCATCAAAGGCCTAGAAAAGTAG AAAACAGTTCTGGGCTTTTTAGCAAGCTGCCTACTGCCAACTTGCGTTTTGTGAATCCAGCGAAACTTACAGGGTGTACGTACTCACTCATATATAGTGTGAAAGTGGCAAGAATATATATATCAATCTTGAGTTTATGTACTTTGTGTGTGGAGATCCCCCATTGTTTTGAATCTTTGGGGTGGTGTTGA